In the genome of Megalops cyprinoides isolate fMegCyp1 chromosome 7, fMegCyp1.pri, whole genome shotgun sequence, one region contains:
- the LOC118780390 gene encoding uncharacterized protein LOC118780390: protein MQPAGQPPPQGPLLLSLGRKDTTRLLEVYVKRSLSVNDGSLPQRKPWAKAQKWVTPAEGRQAVRRSSSDSSAHLGPDKVLASFKRPLTEARSGAPLAGVKEQETKPGRTRKDAKREKKPSTWKRFLGLFSKKRGEEKEAREHSVERTGACSSPDSPRDSLLDLSPDIPSPPVSCLSVPNPFGGDQGSPRSGKSLKKRRSLLKLSFRSRDTDATRTQREPSFRILPGPPDEAVVCVEPSSTYYEKVSEELERIVKEVKDSPSDEDHATFAECIQKRASMVAAEDEECIEKIISLLKQQGDAIDVKIKDNVKVSSFFQSLSYRDFQQLADRYMEEEIPSQLPQDTAAPELLKFAFTLDFTAKVAGLANQAVSRIMGFGNQYLQDRFTQMSKAHVLTSRAEAAQSFSGPD, encoded by the exons ATGCAGCCAGCAGGGCAGCCACCCCCGCAGGGCCCCTTGCTGCTATCTCTGGGGCGCAAGGACACCACGCGCCTCCTGGAAGTGTATGTGAAGCGCAGCTTGAGCGTCAACGATGGGTCGCTGCCACAGCGGAAACCGTGGGCCAAGGCCCAAAAGTGGGTCACCCCAGCTGAGGGACGGCAGGCGGTCAGGAGGTCGTCCAGTGACAGCTCGGCTCACCTGGGTCCCGATAAGGTGTTAGCCTCCTTCAAGAGGCCCCTGACGGAAGCCCGCTCTGGTGCACCTCTGGCAGGTGTCAAAGAACAAGAGACAAAACCAGGAAGGACGAGGAAGGATGCCAAGAGGGAAAAGAAGCCCTCGACCTGGAAGAGGTTCCTGGGCCTCTTCTCGAAGAAGCGGGGTGAGGAGAAGGAGGCCAGAGAGCACAGCGTAGAGAGAACTGGGGCCTGCTCGTCCCCGGACTCACCCCGAGACTCGCTCCTGGACTTGTCCCCCGACATACCCTCCCCACCtgtttcctgcctctctgtccccaaCCCTTTCGGTGGAGACCAGGGGTCTCCCCGGTCCGGCAAGTCCTTAAAGAAGAGGCGGTCCCTTCTGAAGCTGTCCTTCCGAAGCCGTGATACGGACGCTACCAGGACCCAAAGAGAGCCCTCTTTTCGAATACTCCCTGGACCCCCAGATGAAG CTGTTGTGTGCGTGGAACCCTCAAGCACATACTATGAGAAGGTGTCCGAAGAGTTGGAGCGGATTGTGAAGGAGGTGAAAGACAGCCCCTCAGACGAGGATCATGCGACCTTCGCTGAATGTATTCAGAAGAGGGCTAGCATGGTGGCCGCTGAAG atgagGAGTGCATAGAGAAGATCATCAGCTTGTTAAAGCAACAGGGGGATGCCATTGATGTTAAG ATTAAGGACAACGTCAAAGTGAGCTCCTTCTTTCAGAGCCTGTCCTACAGAGATTTCCAGCAGCTGGCCGACCGCTACATGGAGGAGGAGATCCCCAGCCAGCTGCCCCAGGACACGGCCGCCCCCGAGCTGCTCAAATTTGCCTTCACCCTGGACTTCACAGCCAAGGTGGCTGGCCTCGCCAACCAGGCGGTCAGCCGGATCATGGGCTTTGGGAACCAGTACCTGCAGGATCGTTTCACCCAGATGAGCAAGGCCCACGTGCTG ACATCTCGAGCTGAGGCGGCCCAGAGCTTCAGTGGTCCAGACTAA
- the LOC118780389 gene encoding potassium voltage-gated channel subfamily A member 10-like — MEVALVNFENLDDIGINMGDQDDPDCANEMTSLTVDPPRRGSGKNHLLTPQRSPHRAQQGPPQQSPTILPARRGRASCASLISNWKMLLNSEGTQSETIFSKLAKECCEDLFVDKRGLEEGDQKVIINIAGLRFETQLKTLDQFPETLLGDPMKRRDYFDPMRNEYFFDRNRPSFDGILYYYQSGGKIRRPANVPLDIFADEIDFYELGNEAMEQFREDEGFIKEVEVPLPTSDIHRQFWLLFEYPESSNAARGVALVSVFVIVISIIIFCLETLPEFREEMGFLPTVVQVLNETQEGYAPLSPPSPTPRTLTNTFSDPFFIIETACIFWFFFELCVRFTVCPSKKEFFNNIMNIIDIVSIIPYFVTLVTELVTKPDASSGQNMSLAILRIIRLVRVFRIFKLSRHSKGLQILGQTLKASMRELGLLIFFLFIGVILFSSAIYFAEVDEPQTQFVSIPDGFWWAVVTMTTVGYGDMCPITMGGKMVGTLCAIAGVLTIALPVPVIVSNFNYFYHRETEQEDKQPIADAPEAALRSGLTTKQGSTTSLNKANGNWQGDKSKSTGL, encoded by the coding sequence ATGGAGGTGGCGCTGGTCAACTTCGAGAACCTGGACGACATCGGCATCAACATGGGCGACCAAGACGACCCAGACTGTGCCAACGAGATGACCTCCCTGACCGTGGACCCGCCCAGGCGCGGCTCGGGCAAAAACCACCTGCTCACCCCCCAGAGGTCACCTCATAGAGCACAGCAGGGGCCGCCGCAGCAGTCGCCGACCATCCTTCCAGCCAGGAGGGGGCGCGCCAGCTGCGCCAGCCTGATCTCCAACTGGAAGATGCTTCTGAACAGTGAGGGGACGCAGAGTGAGACCATCTTCAGCAAGCTGGCTAAAGAGTGCTGCGAGGATCTGTTTGTGGACAAACGGGGCCTGGAGGAGGGGGACCAGAAGGTGATCATCAACATCGCGGGCCTGCGCTTCGAGACGCAGCTCAAAACCCTGGATCAGTTCCCAGAGACCCTGCTGGGGGACCCCATGAAAAGGAGAGACTACTTCGACCCCATGAGAAACGAGTATTTCTTCGACCGCAATCGACCCAGTTTTGATGGGATTTTGTACTACTACCAGTCTGGTGGTAAGATCCGCAGGCCTGCCAATGTTCCCTTGGACATTTTTGCGGATGAGATTGATTTCTACGAGCTGGGCAATGAGGCAATGGAGCAGTTCCGTGAGGACGAGGGCTTCATCAAAGAGGTGGAGGTACCCTTGCCCACCAGTGACATCCACCGGCAGTTCTGGCTTCTGTTTGAGTACCCAGAGAGCTCCAATGCTGCCAGGGGCGTGGCTCTGGTGTCTGTCTTTGTCATAGTTATCTCCATTATCATTTTCTGCCTGGAGACCTTGCCAGAGTTCCGTGAGGAGATGGGATTCCTCCCTACTGTCGTCCAGGTCCTCAACGAAACTCAGGAGGGCTacgctcctctctctcccccaagCCCCACCCCCAGGACCCTCACCAACACGTTCTCTGACCCCTTCTTCATCATTGAGACAGCCTGCATCTTCTGGTTCTTCTTCGAGCTGTGCGTGCGCTTCACCGTCTGCCCCAGCAAGAAGGAGTTCTTCAACAACATCATGAACATCATCGACATCGTCTCAATCATCCCCTACTTCGTCACGCTGGTGACGGAGCTGGTGACGAAGCCGGACGCCAGCTCGGGCCAGAACATGTCGCTGGCCATCCTGCGCATTATCCGCCTGGTGCGGGTCTTCCGGATCTTCAAGCTCTCCAGGCACTCCAAGGGCCTGCAGATCCTGGGCCAGACCCTGAAGGCCAGCATGAGGGAGCTGGGGCTGctcatcttcttcctcttcatcgGCGTCATCCTCTTCTCCAGCGCCATCTACTTCGCCGAGGTGGACGAGCCCCAGACGCAGTTTGTCAGCATTCCCGACGGCTTCTGGTGGGCGGTGGTGACGATGACCACTGTGGGCTACGGGGACATGTGCCCTATCACCATGGGGGGTAAAATGGTGGGCACCCTCTGCGCCATCGCCGGGGTGCTCACAATCGCCCTGCCCGTCCCCGTTATTGTATCCAACTTCAACTACTTCTACCACCGCGAGACGGAGCAGGAGGACAAGCAGCCAATTGCAGACGCGCCCGAGGCGGCCCTGAGGTCAGGACTCACTACCAAACAAGGCAGCACCACCTCCCTCAACAAAGCTAATGGCAACTGGCAGGGAGACAAATCCAAAAGCACAGGGCTTTGA